One window from the genome of Deinococcus reticulitermitis encodes:
- a CDS encoding ribonuclease R family protein produces the protein MSLPELTSAQRTELELVARGRQDKSRTMRELGQPETPDAAHALLLRLGLWDDARTPYAERLRAALTPVGLPVPAFRDEDRLDLTGLPAFAIDDEGNRDPDDAVGVEALGGGLTRLWVHVADVAALVAPDSPLDLEARSRGATLYLPDQTIGMLPDALVEQAGLGLHETSLALSISLDLDAEGNAEAVDVALTRVRVTRLTYAAAQARLDAGEEPFVTLARLARASRALRESEGALSIDLPEVRVKADEEGAQVIPLPKPEMRFVVQECMTLAGWGAAIFADDNGIPLPYATQDAPTREVRGESLSAQWARRKTLARTRFQPSPGPHHGMGLDLYAQATSPLRRYLDLVVHQQLRAFLTGSGPMSSKVMASHIAEAQLNADGTRQAERLSRRHHTLRFIAAQPERAWTAVVVDRRGPQATLLIPDLAYDVPLVTPASPGTELQIRLTDVNLPQLSVRARITEHEPREDHEGASFQQGQEI, from the coding sequence ATGTCATTGCCCGAACTCACGTCCGCCCAGCGCACCGAACTTGAACTCGTGGCGCGGGGCCGACAGGACAAGAGCCGCACCATGCGCGAGCTGGGCCAGCCCGAGACGCCGGATGCGGCCCACGCCCTGCTGCTGCGGCTGGGGCTCTGGGACGACGCGCGTACCCCCTACGCTGAGCGCCTGCGCGCGGCACTGACGCCGGTGGGACTGCCGGTGCCGGCCTTTCGAGATGAGGACCGCCTTGACCTGACTGGGCTGCCCGCCTTCGCCATCGACGACGAGGGCAACCGCGACCCCGACGACGCGGTGGGCGTCGAGGCCCTGGGCGGCGGCCTGACCCGGCTGTGGGTGCACGTGGCCGACGTGGCCGCCCTCGTGGCGCCCGACAGCCCCCTCGACCTCGAGGCGCGTTCCCGCGGCGCGACCCTCTACCTGCCGGACCAGACCATTGGGATGTTGCCCGACGCGCTGGTCGAGCAGGCGGGGCTCGGCCTGCATGAAACGTCTCTCGCCCTCTCGATCTCGCTCGACCTCGACGCCGAGGGCAATGCCGAGGCGGTGGACGTGGCCCTGACGCGGGTGCGGGTGACGCGCCTGACCTACGCGGCGGCCCAGGCCCGACTGGACGCCGGTGAGGAGCCCTTTGTGACGCTCGCCCGTCTCGCCCGCGCCAGCCGCGCGCTGCGTGAATCCGAGGGTGCGCTGTCCATCGACCTGCCAGAGGTCCGGGTCAAGGCCGATGAGGAGGGCGCGCAGGTGATCCCGCTCCCCAAGCCCGAGATGCGGTTCGTCGTGCAGGAGTGCATGACGCTCGCCGGCTGGGGCGCGGCCATTTTCGCCGACGACAACGGCATTCCCCTCCCTTACGCCACCCAGGACGCCCCCACCCGCGAGGTCCGCGGCGAGAGTCTGAGCGCCCAGTGGGCACGGCGCAAGACGCTCGCCCGCACCCGCTTTCAGCCCTCGCCGGGGCCGCACCACGGCATGGGGCTCGACCTCTACGCCCAGGCCACCAGCCCGCTGCGCCGCTACCTCGACCTCGTGGTGCACCAGCAACTCCGCGCCTTTCTGACGGGAAGCGGGCCGATGAGCAGCAAGGTGATGGCCTCGCATATCGCCGAGGCCCAGCTGAACGCCGACGGCACCCGGCAGGCCGAGCGGCTCTCGCGCCGGCACCACACCCTGCGCTTTATCGCCGCGCAGCCCGAGCGGGCGTGGACGGCCGTGGTGGTGGACCGCCGGGGACCACAGGCCACCCTCCTGATTCCCGACCTCGCCTACGACGTGCCGCTGGTGACCCCCGCGTCCCCAGGCACCGAACTCCAGATTCGGCTGACCGACGTGAACCTGCCCCAGCTCAGCGTGCGCGCCCGCATCACCGAACACGAGCCGAGGGAAGATCACGAGGGCGCAAGCTTCCAACAGGGACAGGAGATTTAG